GCCAGGAGCGCGGTGATCGGGCCAGGGCGGAGGATCCGGGGGCGGCGCGGCAGGAGCGGGCCGCGGGCGTCGGCCGTCGCGGGCTCCCCGGGCGGGACGCGGGTGCCGTCGGCCTCCCGCGACGCGCTGACCGCGTCCGCCGGGTCTGCGGCTGCTCGCGCCGCGGCGACCGCGTCCGTCGGGCCGGCGGCCGCCCGTGCCTCGGCGGCTCGCGCCTCGGCCGCGAGCAGCTCGCGCCCCTCGCCCGCGAGGCGGTGCTCCTCGACCAGCAGCGCGACGAGCGGGGCGGGGAGCGCGTCGGCCTCGATCCCGGATGCGCGCCGGACCTCCTCGGGCACGTCCACCGGCGGCGCGTCGTCGAGCGCGCGCCCGTAGGCCGCACGGCGGAGGGCGGCGAGGGCGCGTGCGGCGTCCGGGTCGTCCCGCAGGCGGCGGCGGAGGGCGTCGGCGGGGGTGACGGGCTCCGTCACCGGTAGGCCGCCGGGAGCACCGGGCACGCGGCGGCCAGCCGCTCGTCCATGGCGTCGGGGAACGGCGTCCAGGGGCGCTCGGCGCGCACCTCGGCGATGAAGTCGTCGACGGCGGGGATCTCGCCGACGTACGGCCTCCCCTCCGCCGCGTAGCAGGGGATGAGGAAGGCGAGGTAGTAGTCGTGGATGTAGGCGAGCTCGGCATCGGTGCGCGCGCCGACGTCGCGCAGCGGGAAGCGGACCGCGCAGGTGTAGACGGCGACCGGATCCCCGTCCGTGATGCTGAAGCCGTCCTGCCCCATCATGTACGCGGAGACGCCCGCGTCGCGCAGGCAGGCCACCTGCTGCTCGGCGTAGTCCTCCTCATCGTCGATCACGCGCTCGGTGCCCACGTCGGGACGCACCGCGGCGGGCTGCTGCTCGAGCACGTATTCCCACGCCTGGTCGGCGCGCACCCGCAGGTCGTCGGCCACCTCCGCGTCGGTCGGCGGGACCCGGACGGGCGGATCCGCGGTGAAGTCGGGGACGGCGGACCCGCGTCGGCCGTCGGGCGTGCCCATCGCCTGCCCGCGCGGGGTGGCGGTCGAGGTCACCGCGGAGCCGACGTCCTCGGAGGTCGGGGGCGACGCGGTGGTGCGGCCGGCGTCGAAGGCGCCCGCCGCGGAGGCGACGCCGAGGCCCGCGAGCACGAGGACGCCGGCGACGAGCCCGGCGAGCGGACCCCGCCGGAGCACCCGGCGACGCGAGGCCGCGGGGAAGGGGGCGTCCGTCGTCTCGTCGTCGGCGTCGTCCGAGGGCACCGCCGCGTCCGCCGTCGCGACCACGGGCCGCTCGGCCGCCAGCAGGGTCGCGCCCTCGTCGACGAGCCGCGCCTCGTCCGCGAGGAGAGCCACGAGCGGCGCCGGGAGCTCGGCCTCCTCGTAGCCGGTGCGCGCGCGGAGGGCGGCGGGGACCTCCACGAGCGGGGCGGTGGATCCGTCGCGCCCGTACGCGGAGCGCCGGAGCTCCTCCAGGCGCCGCGCGGCCTCGGGGTCGTCGCGGAGGCGCCGGGCGAGCGCGACGTCGGGGGCGTCGAGCGGGTCGGTCATGCGGCCTCCTCGTCGCGGTCCCGGGCGCCGCGGCCGGGCGATGGGCGGGTACCGCTCAGGCTACGACGGCGGATCCGCCACGGCGAGGCCCCGTCCGGGTCACGGCCCGGCGGCCGCGCGAGCCGGATGCGCGGGCGCCACCGCCGGATCGCCCGCCTCCTGACCGCGCCGTCGCGGCCGGATCGGGCCAGGATCCGGACATGACCAACGACGACCGCCCCGCCCTCACCGACGCCCAGCTCACCGCCCGCGACCACGTCCCCGGGCTCGTCCACCACGTCGTGCTCTTCCGGCTCCGGGACGACGCGACGCCCGCCGACCGCGACGAGGTGGAGCGCCGCTTCCGGGCGCTCGCCGACTCGCCGCACCCGGACGGCACGGGCCCCTACATCCGCTCGCTGCACGCCGGACGGCAGTCCAGCCCCGAGGGCGTCGGCCGCGGCTTCGAGCTCGGCTTCGTGCTGACCTTCTCCTCGGAGGGCGACCGCAACCTGTACCTCGGCGAGCCGCTGATCGCGGATCCGTCCCGCATCGACGCGCAGCACGCCGCCTTCAAGGCCTTCGTGGGGCCGCTGCTCGCGCCGGATCCGCAGGGGGTGCTGGTGTTCGACTTCACGGAGCAGGGGACGTCGGCGGGCGGGACGGCGGGGGCGCCCGCGGCCTGATCCCGCGCCCCAGATGCGGGCCGCACCCCCGTCGGGGTCGCGCGCCGGGGATCCGGCGGCCAGCATGGCCGGGAGGTCCCCGACACCGCCCGCCGACGAGACGAGTCCCGTGCCCGCATCCGCCCGCCCCTCCTCCGCTGCCCGCTCCGCGTCCGCCGACCGCGACGACGCGGCCGTCGTCCCCGCGGATCCGCGCCTCGGCCCGCAGACGCGTCGCCCCCAGCCGTGGATCCGCGCCGTCGCGGTCGCGCTCCTCGCCTGGATCGCGCTCGGCGCGGGGCTCGGCCTCGCCATCGGCATCGCGGAGGCGGTGACGGAGGCGACCGGGGGCGGCCTGCTCCCGAAGGTCGTGCTGCAGGCCGTGCTGATGTCCGCGCTCGTCGTGCCCGCCGTCGTCCTGCTGCGGAGGCGGCTCGACCGGCGGAGCCTCGCCGGCCTCGGCCTGTCGCGGCGGATCGGCCGGCCGATCGCGCTGGGCGTCGGGGTGGGCGCGGTGACGGGCGCGGTCGTGTGGGTCCCGGCCGGTCTCCTCGGCTGGATCCGCGTCGACGGCTTCGACCTCGCCGCCTTCGCCGGGTTCCTCCTCCTGAACGGCGTCGTCCTCGCGCTCTACGAGGCGATCCCGGAGGAGCTCGCCCTCCGCGGCTACATGTGGACGAACCTCCGCGACGGCACCGGGCTCGTCGTCGCCACGGTCGTGACCACCGCCCTCTTCCCAGCGATCGGCCTCGTCATCGAGTCCGGCCGCTGGATCGTCCGGACCGTCGCGGGATCCGACACCGGCGCCTTCACGCCGATACCCGAGGGCAGCGACGCGATCGCCTACGTGCTCCAGCTCGTCCTGTTCGGCCTCGCGCTCGTCGCCGCGCGGCGGATCCCGATGGAGGGCGCGCTCCTCGTCGCGATGGCGTTCCACTGGACGCAGCTCACGGTGACCCGCGCGCTGCTGGGCGGCATGGGCTGGGCGTCGTCGGGCTGGGACGTGGCGTTCGTCGAGCCCGACGCGATCGCGCTGGTGCTCGTGCACATCGTGCTGGCCGGGCTCGTCTTCGTCGCGGTGCGGAAGCGGATGGAGCGGCGGCAGACCGAGCTGCGGCCGGCGCACGGAGCGCGCGTCCAGGAAACCGACCTACGGTAGGGATGTTCATGCGATCGCATGGATCAGTGGCTCCGCCCACGAGACGCGGGCCGCCGTCCCCGACTCGTCAGGAGACCCCATGACCACCACCCGCTTCACCGACAAGGTCGTCCTCATCACCGGCGGAGGATCCGGCCTCGGCCGCGCCGCCGCCGTCCGCCTCGCCGCCGAGGGCGCGCGGCTCGCGCTCGTCGACATCTCCGAGAAGGGCCTCGCCGCGACCGTCGAGGCCGTCCGCTCCGGCTCGCCCGACACCGAGATCCTCACCGTCATCGCCGACGTGTCCCAGGAGTCCGACGTCGCCGCGTACGTCGACCGGACCGTCGAGCGCTTCGCCCGCATCGACGGGTTCTTCAACAACGCGGGCATCGAGGGCCGCCAGAACCTCACCGAGGACTTCACGGCGAGCGAGTTCGACAAGGTCGTCGCGATCAACCTCCGCGGCGTGTTCCTCGGCCTCGAGAAGGTGCTCGCCGTCATGCGCGCGCAGGGCTCCGGCATGGTCGTCAACACGGCGAGCGTCGGCGGGATCCGCGGCGTCGGCAACCAGTCCGGCTACGCGGCCGCCAAGCACGGCGTCGTCGGCCTCACGCGCAACTCGGCCGTCGAGTACGGCCAGTTCGGCATCCGGATCAACGCGATCGCGCCCGGCGCCATCTGGACCCCCATGGTCGAGGAGTCGATGAAGCAGATCAGCGCCGACGACCCGCGCGGCGCCGCCGAGGAGTTCATCCAGGGCAACCCGACGAAGCGCTACGGCGAGGCGGACGAGATCGCGTCGGTCGTCGCGTTCCTGCTCTCGGACGACGCGGCGTACGTGAACGCGGCCGTGCTGCCGATCGACGGCGGGCAGTCCGCCAAGTACTGAGCGGTACGGATCGCGCCGGCCGCGAGGGCGGTCGGCGCGATCCCCGCGGTCGGCGCGGTCTCGGCACTCCCCGCGCCTGGCGCGCTCAGCCGAACGGCGCGGTCGGGACCTGGCAGGTGACCGGCTGGCCGGCGGCCGCGGTGGAGGTGGCGATCTCCGTGACGCCGTCGACGAGGATCCGGCAGGTCAGCACCTCGCCGTCGACCGGGGTGGCCTGCACGAAGGCCCAGTCCTCCGCGGTGACGACCGACTCGACCGACCAGATGGAGCTCGCCGAGTCGTCGCCGGGCGCGAGCGACGCCTGGCCGACCTCCTTCACGATCGACGGGCGCCCGCGGTGCGAGGCCTCGGCGTACGACACGTCGGCCAGGCCGCCGTCGGCGGGTCCTGAGGTCGTCACCTCGTAGGTGATGGCGTAGATGTCGGCGATGTCGTCGGTGATGCCCGAGCAGCCCGCGAGGGCGAACGATGCGGCGCCGGCGACGGCGACGAGGGCGATGCCGAATCGGCGGCTCACGCTGCGAGGCGATGCGGAGGTCATGCCCCCAGTCTCGTGCGCGGGCCGCGCGGATCTCGTCGGCCGCAGGTGCCGCGATCCCCGCCCGAGCGGCACCCGGGTACGACTCGCGGGGGAGCCGGGCGCGAGGCGGGGCGGATCCGGTCGTCGCCGGATCCGCGCGCGGCCGAGTCAGACCACCGCGCTCCGCAGCGGCGCCGTCGCGAACTCGCGCATGCCCTCCTCGAAGGTCATGCGCGGCTCCCAGCCGAGCTCCGTGCGCAGGCGCTCGGACGACGCCGTGATGTGCCGGACGTCGCCGAGCCGGTACTCGCCCGTGGTGACGGGCGCGGATCCGCCGGCCTCCCGCGCGAGCGCCTCCGCCATCTCGCCGATGGTGTGCACGGTGCCGCTGCCGACGTTGAAGGCGCGGAACGACCCGGCCTCGTGGGTCCCGGTCCAGGCGAGCGCGGCGAGGTTCGCGCCGGCGACGTCGCGCACGTGCACGAAGTCGCGGCGTTGCCGGCCGTCCTCGAACACGCGCGGCGCCTCGCCGCGCGCGAGGGCGGAGCGGAACAGCGACGCGACGCCCGCGTAGGGCGTGTTCTGCGGCATGCCGGGGCCGTAGACGTTGTGGTACCGGAGCGCGGCCGCACGACCGCCGGTGGCGCGGGTCCACGAGCTCGCGAGGTTCTCCTGCGCGAGCTTGGTGGTGGCGTAGACGTTGCGCGGATCCAGCGGCACGTCCTCGCCGATGAGCGTGGGGACGAGCGGCTCGCCCGTCGCGGGATCGAGGGGATCGAACATCCCGGCGTCGAGGTCGGCGACGCGGCGCGCGGGCGGGCGCACCGGGCCGTCGGCGCCCGCGTAGGCACCCTCGCCGTAGACGACCATCGAGCTCGCGAGCACGAGCCGGTCGATGCCCGCGCGGGTCATCCCGGCCAGGAGGATCGCGGTGCCGCCGTCGTTCGTCGTCACGTAGTCGGGCGCGTCGAGGAAGTCGACGCCGAGGCCGACCTTCGCGGCCTGGTGGCACACGAGGTCGACGCCGTCGAGGGCGCCGGCGACGGCGTCGGGATCCGTGACGTCGCCGCGCACGAGCTCGACGCGCGGGTCGACCTCCGGCTCGCCGCCGTGCACGTCGGCGCGCAGCGAGTCGAGCACGCGCACGCGCCGGCCCTCCTCGAGCGCGGCCTGCACGATCGCGCCGCCGATGAAGCCGGCGCCTCCCGTGACGAGGAGGATCCCGTCGCTCACGAGCGCGCGCCGGTCGCGCCGGTGACGGGCCGGGCGAGCACGGACGCGACCGCGTCCGCGTCGATGAGCGGGCGTCCGCGGTAGTCGTCGGGGATCGCCCGGACGACCGCCTCGATGGCCCGCACGATGCGCGGCTGCGCCTCCCTCAGGCGCGTGAACACGAGGTCGGCCGTGACGGCGTCGCCCTGCTCGCCGGGCAGCGGCGCGAGGCCCGCGTCCGCGTCGGTGACGAACGACAGGTTGACCGTGCCGATGTTCAGCTCCGACGCGAGCACCACCTCGGGGTACTGCGTCATGTTCACGATGTGCGCGCCCGCCTGGCGGAACCAGAGCGACTCGGCGCGGGTGGAGAAGCGCGGGCCCTGGATCACGACGACGGTGCCCGACGTGCGCAGCGGCCCCGCGGGATCCGCCTTGTCGCCGCCCTCGAGCTCGACGAGCGCGGCGGCCGCGAGGGCGTGCAGCTCGGGGTCGAAGGGATCCGCGGCCGACAGGTGCTGCACGACGCCCTGGTCGAAGAACGTGTCGGGCCGGCCCCACGTGCGGTCGAGGAGCTGGTCGGTGAGCACGAGCGATCCCGGCGGGTAGTCCGGCGAGACGCCGCCGACCGCGGACGACGACACGATGGCGGAGACCCCGAGCGACGCCAGCGCCCAGATGTTCGCGCGGTAGTCGATGAGGTGCGGCGCGACCGAGTGGTCGGCGCCGTGCCGGGTGAGGAACGCGACGCGGCGGCCCGCCAGCTCGCCGACGGCGACCTCGCTCGAGGTCGGGCCGAACGGCGTCTCGATGCGGTGCGACGTGCTCGTCGCGGGGTCGAGCAGGGCGTAGAGGCCGGATCCGCCGATGACGCCGATGTCGGCGCGCGGGGCGGATGCGGGTGCGGTGGTGTCGGTCATGGGACTCCTCGGGTCGTCGACCCAGTCAATCAGGGGCACGGTGGGTGCGCGCAGGACGCGACCCGCGGCGGATGCCCGGGCGTCGTCCGCGTGCTGGACTGGGGCGATGAGCACCGCCGACGCGCCGCCCGACCGGACCGCCGTCCCGGTGGGGCGCCTCGTGACCGTCCTCGTGGTGCTGGGCCTCGCGGGCGTCGTCACGGCGGGCGGGAGCGTGATGCTCGCCGCGCGGATCCGGGCCTCGTCCACCGGGTTCGAGGTGGACGGCCTCTCGCTTCTGCTGCCGGGGCTCGGGGTGACGGCCGTGGTCACGTTCCTCGCGGCGGCGACGACCGCGCGCATCGCGCGCGGCGCCCGACGCATCCAGGCCGATGCGCTGGGCCGGCACGCGGCCGCGCTCGCCCCCGTGCCGCTCGGGGTGACGGCCGCGCTCGTCCTGCTCCTGTGCGAGCATGGCGACCTCGCCGAGGTCGTCGCACGACGCCCGGGGCTCGCCATCCTGCCGGTCGCGCTCTTCGGGACGGCCGCGGTGGCGCAGGTCGTCGCCGCTCGGGCGCGCGGCCGGGTGATGCGGATCCGCGCCCTCGGGGTCGCGGGCGCGGCGCTCGTCGGGGCCGCCTGCGCGATGCCGTACCTGATGTCGGCCGCGGTGCAGAGCGGCGCGCTGGTGCTGTGCGCCGCCCTGCTGCTCCGGTCGACCCGAGGCGCGGGATCCGCTCAGTTGAGCGGCCGCGTCCCCTCGGGCAGCACGCCGCCCGCGTAGAGGTCCTTCGCCGTGTCCTGCAGGGCCGTGAGCGCGACGCGCTGGGTCCACGGGCCGTAGGAGATGCGGCCGACGCCGAGCTCCTCGAAGCGCGCGGGGGAGAGGGATCCGGGGATGCCGATGACGGTGAGGCGCTGCGGGCCGACGGCGTCGACGAGGGTGCGCACCTCGTCCTCCGTGAGCGGGCCGGGCACGAAGACGCTCGTGGCGCCGGCGGCCATGTAGGCGCGCGTGCGCTCGACGGCGTCGGCCAGGATGTCGGACCGGTCGCGGTCGCCGCCCAGCACGTACGCGTCGGTGCGGGCGTTGAGCGCGAACGGCACGCCCTCGGCCTGCGCGGCTGCGACGGCGGCCTCGACCGCGCGGATCGAGTCGTCGAGGGGGCGCATGCCGTCCTCCAGGTTCGCGCCGACGACGCCCACGCCGATGGCGCGGCGGATCGTCTCGCCCGCGTCCCCGTAGCCCGACTCGAGGTCGGCGGAGACGGGCTGCTCGACGGCGGCGACGATGCGGCCGATCATGTCGAGGTGGAGGTCGAGCGGGATCCTCTCGCCGTCCTCGTAGCCGAAGGTGGCGGCGATGGAGTGGCTCGCGGTGGCGAGCGCCTTGGTCTCGGGGAGCGCGCCGATGGCGGCGGCCGTGATGGCGTCCCACACGTTCACCACCCTCAGGAGCTCGGGTGCGGTGTGGAGGTCGACGAGGGTCTGCCCGCGGGCGGCGATGGTCATCCTCCGACCCTAGGACGGCCGGGCGCCGCGCGGCAGGGGCGGCTTCGGGACGCGGACACGGATCCGGTCCCGCGCCCTGGGGAGGAGCGAGGGGTCAGCGCGGGCGGTCCGCGGCGGATCGCACGGCGGAGACGACCAGGCCCGCGCCCGCCGTGAGCAGCGCGAGGGCCGCGACGAGCACGAGCAGGCCGAGGTCGGATCCGCCCGTGTAGACGACCACCCCGGCGACGCCCAGCGCGAGCGCGGCGGAGAGCAGCACGGCGCCGATCGCGGCGACCACGCGGCGGCGGACGGCGGCGCGGCGCTCGTGCGGATCCATGCGCTCAGGGTCCCGCGCCCGGACCGCGACGGCAAGGCCCGTGTCCGGGGCGCGGACGGCGAGGGAGGACGACCGCGCATCGGGATCCGGCGGCGACGGGAGAGGACGCGGCCGCGTCGGGGATGATGGGGTGATGACCCCCGACCGCCCCGCGGACCGACGACGACGCACGGTCGACGAGCACCGCGCGGCCGTGTCCGCGCTCCTCGCCCCGCTCGCCGACCTCCCCGCGGAGGAGCTGCCCGTCTCCGCGGAGGCGCTCGCCGCGGATCCGCACCGCTACGCCGACCGCGTGCTCGCCGGCGACGTCACGAGCCCGCTCGACCTGCCGCCGTTCCGCAACTCGCAGATGGACGGCTACGCGGTGCGCGCGGCCGACCTCGCGGGCGCGAGCGACGCGGATCCGGCCGTCCTCCGCATCGCCGCGCGGATCCCCGCGGGCGTCGCCCCCGCGCCCCTCGCTCCCGGCACCGCGGCGCCCTGCATGACCGGCGCCCCCGTCCCGCCCGGCGCCGACGCGATCGTGCCCATCGAGGCCGCGATCCCCGACCGCTTCGTCGACGAGGACGCGACCGACGCGACCGTCTCCTTCGCCGCCCCCGTGGATCCGGGCGCCTTCGTCCGCGCGCAGGGCAGCGACCTCGCCGCGGGCGCCGTGCTCGTCGCCGCGGGCAGGCGCCTCCTCCCCGCCCACTGGGGCGTGCTCGCCTCGGCCGGCATCGCGACCGTCGCTGTGCGCCGCCGACCGGTCGTCCTCCTCCTCTCGACCGGCCTGGAGCTGCGCGGGCCCGGTGAGGAGCTGGCGCCCGGGCAGATCCACGACGCCAACTCCGTCGCGCTCGCCGCCGCGCTCGCGGCCGCCGGGGCGGAGGTCCGGACGCTGCGGGTCGCCTCCGACGACGCCGACCGCGTGCGCGACGCGATCCGCGACGCCGCCCCCGGCATCGACCTCCTCCTCACCACGGGCGGCGTCAGCGCCGGCGCGTACGAGGTCGTGCGCGACGTGCTCACCGGCGGCGTCGAGTTCGTCTCCGTCGCCGTGCAGCCGGGCGGGCCGCAGGGGCTCGGGACGGCGGAGGTCGGCGGCGCGCGGATCCCCGTGGTCGCCTTCCCCGGCAACCCCGTGAGCGCCCTGGTCTCGTTCGAGCTGTTCCTCCGGCCGGTGCTGCGCGCGCTCGCCGGGCACCCGCGTCCCGACCGCCCGTCCTGCGAGGCGCCGCTCGCCGCGCCCCTCGACTCGCCTGCCGGCAAGCACCAGGTGCGGCGCGGGCGCCTCGGCGCCGACGGCCGGGTCGTCGCGGTCGGGGGCCCCGGATCCCACCTCCTGCACGCGTACGCGACCGCCACCCACCTCGTCCACATCCCCGCAGGTCTCGACCGGCTCGAGGCCGGCGACCCCGCCACCGTCTGGAGCATCGATGACTGATCCCGCCCCGAGCGCCGCCGCGCCGTCCCTCACCCACCTGCGGCAGGACGGATCCGCGCACATGGTCGACGTCACCGACAAGGCCGTCACGAAGCGCCGCGCCGTCGCGCAGGCGGTGCTCGTCACGCGGCCCGAGGTGGTGGCGTCCGTGATCGCGGGCGACCTCCCCAAAGGCGAGGCCGTCGGCACGGCGCGCATCGCGGGGATCATGGCGGCGAAGCAGACGTCGAGCCTCATCCCGCTGTGCCACCCGCTGCCGATCGGCCGCATCGAGATCGACATCGCGGGCGCCGACGACCGGCTCACCGTCGTCGCGTCCGTGAGCACGACGGGCGTCACGGGCGTCGAGATGGAGGCGCTCACCGCGGCGTCGGTCGCGGCGCTCACGCTCTACGACATGGTCAAGGCGGTGGACGCGCGGGCCGTGATCACCGACGTGCTCGTGCGCGAGAAGCAGGGCGGCAAGTCCGGCGACTGGGCCCGCCCGTGAGCGCGGCGGATCCCCGCGGCCGCGCCGTCGTGATCGTCGCCTCCACGCGCGCCGCGGCGGGGGAGTACGAGGACCGCACGGGTCCCGTCATCGTCGCCTGGCTCGCCGAGCGCGGCTTCGAGGTGGGCGCGCCGGTCGTCCGCGCCGACGGGCCCGGGGTCGCCGCGGCGCTCGCCGAGGCCGTCGCGGGCGGCGCGCGCGTCATCCTCACCACGGGCGGCACGGGCATCACCCCCACCGATCGCACGCCCGAGGCGACGGCGCCGCTGCTCGACCTCAAGATCCCCGGGATCATGGAGGAGGCCCGCCGCACGGGCGTCGCCCATACGCCCACCGCCGTGCTCACGCGCGGGCACGCGGGACTCGCCGGCGGCGCGTTCGTCATGAACCTGCCGGGCTCGCCGGGCGGCGTGCGCGACGGCCTCGGGGCGCTCGACCGGATCCTCGACCACGTCCTCGAGCAGGCCCGCGGCGCCGTGCACCCCGCCACGGATCCGGCCGCGGACACCGCGGTCCCTGGCGCCGACGACGCGGCCGGAGCGACGTCGTGACCGCCGACCGCGTGCTCTTCGCGCGCATCGCGGGCGGCGCGATCCGCGTCGAGGACTGCGCCGACGCCGTGCGCGCCGACGACGCGGGAGCCGTCGTCACCTTCGAGGGCGTCGTCCGCGACCACGACGACGGCAAGGGCGTCCTCTGGCTCGACTACTCCGCGCACCCGGCCGCCCGTCAGGCGATCCGGCAGGTCGCGCTCGACGTGTCGGCGCGCTACCCGGACGTGCGGATCGCGGTCGAGCACCGCATCGGGCGGCTCGGGATCGGCGACGTCGCGCTCACGTGCGCCGTCTCCTCCGCGCACCGGGCCGACGCGTTCGCCGCGTGCGGCCTGCTCGTGGACGAGGTCAAGCAGCGCGTCCCGATCTGGAAGCAGCAGGCCTTCGACGACGGCACGAGC
The genomic region above belongs to Clavibacter phaseoli and contains:
- a CDS encoding Dabb family protein, whose translation is MTNDDRPALTDAQLTARDHVPGLVHHVVLFRLRDDATPADRDEVERRFRALADSPHPDGTGPYIRSLHAGRQSSPEGVGRGFELGFVLTFSSEGDRNLYLGEPLIADPSRIDAQHAAFKAFVGPLLAPDPQGVLVFDFTEQGTSAGGTAGAPAA
- a CDS encoding type II CAAX prenyl endopeptidase Rce1 family protein — its product is MPASARPSSAARSASADRDDAAVVPADPRLGPQTRRPQPWIRAVAVALLAWIALGAGLGLAIGIAEAVTEATGGGLLPKVVLQAVLMSALVVPAVVLLRRRLDRRSLAGLGLSRRIGRPIALGVGVGAVTGAVVWVPAGLLGWIRVDGFDLAAFAGFLLLNGVVLALYEAIPEELALRGYMWTNLRDGTGLVVATVVTTALFPAIGLVIESGRWIVRTVAGSDTGAFTPIPEGSDAIAYVLQLVLFGLALVAARRIPMEGALLVAMAFHWTQLTVTRALLGGMGWASSGWDVAFVEPDAIALVLVHIVLAGLVFVAVRKRMERRQTELRPAHGARVQETDLR
- a CDS encoding SDR family oxidoreductase is translated as MTTTRFTDKVVLITGGGSGLGRAAAVRLAAEGARLALVDISEKGLAATVEAVRSGSPDTEILTVIADVSQESDVAAYVDRTVERFARIDGFFNNAGIEGRQNLTEDFTASEFDKVVAINLRGVFLGLEKVLAVMRAQGSGMVVNTASVGGIRGVGNQSGYAAAKHGVVGLTRNSAVEYGQFGIRINAIAPGAIWTPMVEESMKQISADDPRGAAEEFIQGNPTKRYGEADEIASVVAFLLSDDAAYVNAAVLPIDGGQSAKY
- a CDS encoding NAD-dependent epimerase/dehydratase family protein produces the protein MSDGILLVTGGAGFIGGAIVQAALEEGRRVRVLDSLRADVHGGEPEVDPRVELVRGDVTDPDAVAGALDGVDLVCHQAAKVGLGVDFLDAPDYVTTNDGGTAILLAGMTRAGIDRLVLASSMVVYGEGAYAGADGPVRPPARRVADLDAGMFDPLDPATGEPLVPTLIGEDVPLDPRNVYATTKLAQENLASSWTRATGGRAAALRYHNVYGPGMPQNTPYAGVASLFRSALARGEAPRVFEDGRQRRDFVHVRDVAGANLAALAWTGTHEAGSFRAFNVGSGTVHTIGEMAEALAREAGGSAPVTTGEYRLGDVRHITASSERLRTELGWEPRMTFEEGMREFATAPLRSAVV
- a CDS encoding MTAP family purine nucleoside phosphorylase is translated as MTDTTAPASAPRADIGVIGGSGLYALLDPATSTSHRIETPFGPTSSEVAVGELAGRRVAFLTRHGADHSVAPHLIDYRANIWALASLGVSAIVSSSAVGGVSPDYPPGSLVLTDQLLDRTWGRPDTFFDQGVVQHLSAADPFDPELHALAAAALVELEGGDKADPAGPLRTSGTVVVIQGPRFSTRAESLWFRQAGAHIVNMTQYPEVVLASELNIGTVNLSFVTDADAGLAPLPGEQGDAVTADLVFTRLREAQPRIVRAIEAVVRAIPDDYRGRPLIDADAVASVLARPVTGATGARS
- a CDS encoding isocitrate lyase/PEP mutase family protein, with protein sequence MTIAARGQTLVDLHTAPELLRVVNVWDAITAAAIGALPETKALATASHSIAATFGYEDGERIPLDLHLDMIGRIVAAVEQPVSADLESGYGDAGETIRRAIGVGVVGANLEDGMRPLDDSIRAVEAAVAAAQAEGVPFALNARTDAYVLGGDRDRSDILADAVERTRAYMAAGATSVFVPGPLTEDEVRTLVDAVGPQRLTVIGIPGSLSPARFEELGVGRISYGPWTQRVALTALQDTAKDLYAGGVLPEGTRPLN
- the glp gene encoding gephyrin-like molybdotransferase Glp — protein: MTPDRPADRRRRTVDEHRAAVSALLAPLADLPAEELPVSAEALAADPHRYADRVLAGDVTSPLDLPPFRNSQMDGYAVRAADLAGASDADPAVLRIAARIPAGVAPAPLAPGTAAPCMTGAPVPPGADAIVPIEAAIPDRFVDEDATDATVSFAAPVDPGAFVRAQGSDLAAGAVLVAAGRRLLPAHWGVLASAGIATVAVRRRPVVLLLSTGLELRGPGEELAPGQIHDANSVALAAALAAAGAEVRTLRVASDDADRVRDAIRDAAPGIDLLLTTGGVSAGAYEVVRDVLTGGVEFVSVAVQPGGPQGLGTAEVGGARIPVVAFPGNPVSALVSFELFLRPVLRALAGHPRPDRPSCEAPLAAPLDSPAGKHQVRRGRLGADGRVVAVGGPGSHLLHAYATATHLVHIPAGLDRLEAGDPATVWSIDD
- the moaC gene encoding cyclic pyranopterin monophosphate synthase MoaC gives rise to the protein MTDPAPSAAAPSLTHLRQDGSAHMVDVTDKAVTKRRAVAQAVLVTRPEVVASVIAGDLPKGEAVGTARIAGIMAAKQTSSLIPLCHPLPIGRIEIDIAGADDRLTVVASVSTTGVTGVEMEALTAASVAALTLYDMVKAVDARAVITDVLVREKQGGKSGDWARP
- a CDS encoding MogA/MoaB family molybdenum cofactor biosynthesis protein, which codes for MSAADPRGRAVVIVASTRAAAGEYEDRTGPVIVAWLAERGFEVGAPVVRADGPGVAAALAEAVAGGARVILTTGGTGITPTDRTPEATAPLLDLKIPGIMEEARRTGVAHTPTAVLTRGHAGLAGGAFVMNLPGSPGGVRDGLGALDRILDHVLEQARGAVHPATDPAADTAVPGADDAAGATS
- a CDS encoding molybdenum cofactor biosynthesis protein MoaE; amino-acid sequence: MTADRVLFARIAGGAIRVEDCADAVRADDAGAVVTFEGVVRDHDDGKGVLWLDYSAHPAARQAIRQVALDVSARYPDVRIAVEHRIGRLGIGDVALTCAVSSAHRADAFAACGLLVDEVKQRVPIWKQQAFDDGTSEWVASLG